In the genome of Brachypodium distachyon strain Bd21 chromosome 3, Brachypodium_distachyon_v3.0, whole genome shotgun sequence, the window AGAACGGGGACAGTGCGCCATGCTGGACGAGAGGAGGCCACGTGCCGTTGCCTCGCGACGGTGGAGATCCATGGCGCCGCGCGTCGGGGGTCCAGCGTGCTGCTTGCTCCCGCGCCGTCGTTGGCGGACCCGCTGCTCCCGTGCCgttggaggaaggagagggggtgcggaagaagagaggaggaaggagagggggCACGTGCGCCCGGCTCGATCTGTCCGGAGGACTCGGCGCCGACgaagggaggaaggagatggggcgcggaggaagagaggaggaaggataggggtgtgaggaggaaggagacgtTTGCACGCGGCGACGATGGGAGTGACGACGCGAAGTTGGTTGGTTGTGACGGCTGGGCGGAGCCgcggaggggagaggaggaggcggggttTTTATTGCGTACGGTGTCAAGGCAAAGCGGAgggcgtttttttttctcgggTGGGGGCGGACCACAGACGCGGAGGCAGGTTTGACAGGAGACGAAAACGTGTATGAAAcgaacggtccgtattttttaatAGTTATTATAGGTATAgattttactccctccgtcggaGTACCGGGCAAACAGAAAACCTAGCACAGCCAGCACGTTCCATTTTGGCCTTATATCGTATCAGACACAAACTCTGGGCCTTATACTGGCCCAAAATCCGGCAAcggcccaaacaaacaaaggGCGGTCcaggagaagaagacgaggcgAGCACGAACAAACGCTGCGACCTCTTCTCCCACCCCAAACGAGcagagatggcggcggcggtcggcggcgcgggcaatggagccggcgaggaggccggcggcgcggagtTCTACCTGCGCTACTACGTGGGGCACAAGGGCAAGTTCGGGCACGAGTTCCTCGAGTTCGAGTTCCGCCCCGACGGCAAGCTCCGCTACGCCAACAACTCCAACTACAAGAACGACACCATGATCCGCAAGGAGGTCTTCGTCTCCCCCTCCGTCCTCCGCGAGGCCAGGAGGATCATACAGGACTCTGAGGTCTTcaattcctcttcttcccaTAATTATTTTATCTGTTGCGAGCGGAAacctagggttagggttggGTGCTGAATCCTCTGCTTGGATTGGTTTTGCCTGCAGATCATGAGGGAGGACGACAACAACTGGCCGGAGCCCGACCGGGTGGGCAGGCAGGAGCTCGAGATTGTCATGGGCAACGAGCACATCTCCTTCACCACCTCCAAGATCGGCTCCCTTGTTGACGTCCAGACCAGCAAGGACCCCGAGGGCCTCCGCATCTTCTACTACCTCGTCCAGGTAATTCCATCCTAATCCACCATATTTATTCATTCATTGCTTGCTTTGTGCATGGGGTGTGCTATTACGCGCTAATTGATGGGTTGCCCAAATTATACAATTGGATAGATATGCGCTCTGGCTGGTACTTGCTAAACTAAGCAAAGCGCAATTGCTGTATGATATCAATGGTATTGTTTGGTTCATGTTTGTTCGCCAGGGAGAGGTTCTGCTGGCTCCTTTGTAAGCTTGCTGATAGAAGCACATAGCTTAACTGTACAGTGGAAGTACATTGCTTAAGTGTACATAGCTCATATTTTTGACATACTTCCTGCAGTTATAATATCGCTTCTATTCCAAGGGTATTAATTAAAATTTGATACAAACTCGGAAGCCCGTTTATGGATTCACCATCAATTTGTACTGCTGCTGAACAGCCCTTGTGCTGAACTCATGCATGGTATACTGAGATATATACTTAATAATCAAGATATAATTGGCTTCGAGAACATTGTGATAAGTTTatctgttttatttttcatagTAATATGTTATGTGTAAGCTCTGGGTGGAGTGTAGCCATGTCTTCATTGGCGTTATATCTAATTCAAGGTCATTGATTTTGAGATAAATGACTAGTCAATTTTGAGCTTAGTTGTCAAATTGTCTTCTTTTTATTCATATTTTGCACCATCATGTCAGTTGCCAAAAGGGGGAATCAATTTCTTATTAGCTTCTGAGCACCAGTTATTATAAGAAACTAGCGTGCCTGCTATCTAAAGGAAGCAGAGCCACAATCTACCTTTTGGTGTGTAGTGTCAACAAGCCAACAAGCTGAAAACTTAAGACACAAAATGTCAGAAAATACAACCTTAGAATTTGTCAGTTTGACATCTGTCAACATCCTTTCTATTCCTGAGTATATCCTCGGCTCTGGATTGGCCAGTAAGCACCTGTAGGGAAGATGTAATAAAAGAAATGATAGAGgctcaaagaaaagaagtagCGGACAAGAAAGGAAACAAGAGGAACTATTCCCCAAATTAGCAGGATATTTCTCGGCAGCCATACAACTGAGCAGTCTGTAATACTTTCAGATAAGGTTTCAGCTTTGGATGGCCATATACTTTTGTATGCTGTAACACTAAGAGTTGTCAGGACTCTTACTGGATGGCcttatacttttttttgtctaaaTTAGCATTTAGCACCTAAGGAATACCAGGTCGAGTCAGAGACAACACACTGATTATAATATCCACCCCCTATGTTGCACTGTAtaaatagcaaaaaaaatgctgTCTTGTTTCTATGCATgtgattttaaatttttgcaAGTAGAAGAACTGGATCAGCACACTTTGCTTAAAATTAAAAGCCCAGCTGTTTTGCCAAACATAAGTGGTACAATTTAGCTTTTATGGTTGTCTGGTGACTTTGTTAATTAGCATCAGCACATTCTGAATTTATTTCCCATCATCTCTACCTTGAATCTTGCGAACTATATGCACGCAGTGTGGAAGGCAGATTAAGATGTTGTAATAACACCAAGAGCCCTCTTAAAACCACCAATTTCTTAGTATTCCTATTACCTAACATGACAGACTATTCCAGATGTCATCAGAAATTTACTATGTTGCTGTTCATTAGTATAATAGATGGATGGATCAGGGTTCATTAGAAATTCTGCAAGTTTTTGTCCTAAAGTTGACACCCTATGATAGGCTTAATTGAGTTTATGATTGTCTAAATGTTATCTGTTTCTTGCATGTTTCATTACTATTTTGGGGATACTGTTGTTGTTTAGTAAAGAACCACTAGGTGTTGTTGTGTCTCACTGTCTCACTCTCAAGTTGACAGTAAGATATCAGCTGTAAAAAACAAGGAACCTTTAAGGGCACGTAAGTGGGAAAGTCTAACATAGTAAGGCCTCTATTTTGCCCCACTTCTAACGGCACTGATTATTTGTCTCTTCTACTTAAAGAATTTGACCAAGATAATCTACCATAGATTTGTCATTCATCCTCAGTCTGCTGCTGCATTTGCTTAGTGGACAAATAATGACATGGACGTCTAATGATCTTCGTTTTGCCTCAGTTCTGACG includes:
- the LOC100828610 gene encoding protein mago nashi homolog 2, which produces MAAAVGGAGNGAGEEAGGAEFYLRYYVGHKGKFGHEFLEFEFRPDGKLRYANNSNYKNDTMIRKEVFVSPSVLREARRIIQDSEIMREDDNNWPEPDRVGRQELEIVMGNEHISFTTSKIGSLVDVQTSKDPEGLRIFYYLVQDLKCFVFSLINLHFKIKPIQS